The Prunus persica cultivar Lovell chromosome G7, Prunus_persica_NCBIv2, whole genome shotgun sequence genome has a segment encoding these proteins:
- the LOC18771375 gene encoding SRSF protein kinase 1 encodes MSCSSSSGSEDDDEGIDSYRKGGYHAVRVGDQFAGGRYVAQRKLGWGQFSTVWLAYDTTTSTYVALKIQKSAAQFAQAALHEIEVLSNIADGDPTNSKCVVRLIDHFKHAGPNGQHQCMVLEFLGDSLLRLIKYNRYKGLKLNQVREICKCILIGLDYLHRELGIIHTDLKPENILLFTTIDPAKDPVRSSLTPILERPEGNLNGGATMNLIEKKLKRRARRAVAKISMRRESMGGVEALKSERNMDGIDVRCKVVDFGNACWANKQLTEEIQTRQYRAPEVVLRSGYSYSVDMWSFACTAFELATGDMLFAPKMGQGFSEDEDHLALMMELLGKMPRKVAIAGARSKDFFDRHGDLKRIRRLKFWPLDKILIDRYKFSETDAREFAEFLCPIFDFSPEKRPTAQQCLQHPWLNRSTSSQSEMKNKSKMEKVNVGMSNLQIKVGK; translated from the exons ATGTCGTGTTCATCTTCATCAGGGTCGGAGGATGACGATGAGGGCATCGACTCCTACAGGAAAGGAGGCTACCATGCTGTCAGGGTCGGCGATCAGTTCGCCGGCGGCCGCTACGTCGCTCAGAGGAAGCTAGGTTGGGGTCAGTTCTCCACCGTCTGGCTCGCATACGACACCACCACCTCT ACGTACGTGGCTCTTAAGATTCAGAAAAGCGCAGCACAGTTTGCTCAAGCTGCTCTTCATGAGATTGAAGTTCTTTCTAATATTGCGGATGGTGACCCCACAAACTCCAAGTGTGTTGTGCGACTGATAGACCATTTTAAGCACGCAGGCCCAAATGGGCAGCATCAGTGTATGGTCCTTGAGTTTCTTGGTGATAGCTTACTTCGGCTGATCAAGTATAACCGTTACAAAGGCCTTAAATTGAATCAAGTTAGGGAGATCTGCAAATGCATATTGATAGGTCTGGATTATTTGCATAGAGAACTTGGTATCATTCACACCGACCTAAAACCTGAAAACATTCTTCTATTTACCACCATTGATCCTGCCAAAGATCCAGTCAGGTCTAGCCTCACCCCAATTCTTGAAAGGCCTGAAGGGAACCTGAATGGTGGAGCCACCATGAATCTTATTGAGAAAAAGTTGAAAAGGAGGGCAAGGCGGGCAGTTGCTAAGATTTCCATGAGAAGAGAATCTATGGGAGGTGTTGAAGCTCTGAAGTCTGAAAGAAACATGGATGGGATTGATGTAAGGTGCAAGGTTGTTGATTTCGGAAATGCCTGTTGGGCTAACAAGCAACTCACAGAAGAGATTCAAACAAGGCAGTATAGAGCTCCTGAAGTTGTTCTGCGATCTGGTTATTCCTACTCAGTTGATATGTGGTCATTTGCTTGCACCGCCTTCGAGCTTGCAACTGGTGACATGTTGTTTGCTCCAAAGATGGGACAAGGCTTTAGTGAGGATGAG GATCACCTTGCGTTGATGATGGAACTCCTTGGAAAGATGCCTCGAAAG GTAGCAATTGCAGGAGCTCGTTCCAAGGATTTCTTCGACAGACACGGGGATCTAAAAAGAATTCGAAGGCTGAAATTTTGGCCACTTGATAAAATACTGATTGATAGATACAAATTTTCTGAGACTGATGCTCGGGAATTTGCAGAATTCCTTTGTCCCATTTTTGATTTTTCACCAGAGAAGCGGCCAACTGCTCAGCAGTGCCTGCAACACCCGTGGCTCAATCGCAGTACTTCGAGCCAGTCtgagatgaaaaataaatctaaaatGGAGAAGGTGAATGTCGGGATGAGCAACCTTCAGATTAAGGTTGGCAAGTGA
- the LOC18769135 gene encoding amino acid transporter ANTL1: MVVFDKEASSSSQTLPPFPREDTPLLARPRKLSSQGKTFANVFIAIVGSGVLGLPYTFKKTGWVFGSLMLFSVAFFTYYCMMLLIHTRRKLDSVHGLSKIASFGDLGFAVCGPIGRLSVDIMIVLAQAGFCVSYLIFISNTLAFVINYSGPDRILGLAPKSLYLWACFPFQLGLNSIPTLTHLAPLSIFADVIDLGAMGVVMVEDVMIFLQNRPALQAFGGFSVFFYGLGVAVYAFEGIGMILPLESEAKDKDKFGKVLALCMAFIALLYGSFGVLGYFAFGEETKDIITTNFGQGLVSTLVQMGLCINLFFTLPLMMNPVFEVVERRFNDSRYCLWLRWVMVFVVSLVALLVPNFADFLSLVGSSVCVALGFVLPALFHLMVFKEELSWHGMLLDGTIVVLGVVIGVSGTWSSIAAILAPTA; the protein is encoded by the coding sequence ATGGTGGTGTTTGACAAAGAAGCGAGCTCATCCTCACAAACACTCCCGCCTTTTCCTAGAGAAGACACTCCACTTCTAGCCAGACCTCGCAAGCTCTCATCCCAAGGCAAGACCTTTGCCAACGTCTTCATAGCCATAGTGGGTTCAGGCGTGCTGGGTCTCCCGTACACTTTCAAGAAAACCGGATGGGTCTTCGGCTCTCTCATGCTCTTCTCTGTGGCTTTCTTCACCTACTACTGTATGATGCTCCTAATTCACACTCGTCGGAAGCTCGATTCTGTCCATGGCCTCTCAAAGATCGCATCTTTTGGCGACCTGGGCTTCGCTGTGTGTGGCCCAATTGGACGACTCTCAGTTGACATCATGATCGTGCTTGCTCAGGCTGGTTTCTGTGTGAGCTATctaatttttatatcaaaCACTTTGGCTTTTGTTATCAACTACTCTGGACCAGATCGAATTCTGGGCCTTGCCCCAAAATCCTTGTACCTTTGGGCTTGTTTTCCATTTCAGCTGGGATTGAATTCGATTCCCACGCTGACCCATTTGGCCCCTTTGAGCATTTTCGCTGATGTTATTGATCTTGGAGCTATGGGGGTTGTGATGGTGGAGGATGTTATGATTTTTCTGCAAAATAGGCCAGCTCTGCAGGCTTTTGGAggcttctctgttttcttctatGGTCTTGGTGTGGCTGTTTATGCCTTTGAAGGAATTGGAATGATATTACCATTGGAATCAGAGGCTAAAGACAAAGACAAGTTTGGTAAAGTCTTGGCCTTGTGTATGGCTTTCATTGCTTTGTTGTATGGATCATTTGGAGTTCTGGGTTACTTTGCTTTTGGTGAAGAGACCAAAGACATAATCACCACCAATTTTGGGCAAGGCTTGGTGAGCACTCTGGTGCAGATGGGTCTCTGCATTAACCTCTTTTTCACATTACCATTGATGATGAACCCTGTTTTCGAAGTGGTGGAGAGAAGGTTCAATGATTCTAGGTACTGCCTGTGGCTGAGGTGGGTGATGGTGTTTGTGGTCAGCTTGGTAGCTCTTTTGGTGCCTAATTTTGCAGACTTTTTGTCTCTGGTTGGGAGCAGTGTGTGTGTTGCTCTGGGCTTTGTGTTGCCTGCTTTGTTTCATTTGATGGTGTTCAAGGAAGAACTGAGTTGGCATGGGATGCTTTTGGATGGGACTATTGTGGTTCTTGGTGTGGTTATTGGAGTCTCTGGAACTTGGTCTTCAATAGCAGCGATTCTTGCACCCACAGCCTGA
- the LOC18769216 gene encoding 54S ribosomal protein L19, mitochondrial, which produces MSTLKEILTRRPVLTTIRVTAPAGAATPQPLSKGLGQYRMNMMAFCKDFNAQTQKFKPGIPMAVTLTVFKDNTYEFTVKSPSVSWYLKNATGVDSGSSRPKHVVASELSVRHLYEIAKVKQSDPYCQYMPLESICKSIIGTANSMGIKIVKDLD; this is translated from the coding sequence ATGTCAACCCTGAAGGAGATTCTTACCCGACGACCCGTGCTGACGACGATCCGGGTCACAGCCCCGGCGGGAGCGGCCACACCCCAACCGCTGAGCAAGGGTTTGGGTCAATACAGGATGAACATGATGGCCTTCTGCAAGGACTTCAACGCCCAGACCCAAAAGTTCAAACCCGGCATACCCATGGCGGTGACACTGACGGTCTTCAAGGACAACACCTACGAGTTCACGGTAAAGTCACCGTCTGTCAGCTGGTACCTGAAAAATGCCACCGGCGTCGACTCCGGCAGCAGCCGACCCAAACACGTGGTCGCTTCTGAGCTGTCTGTGAGGCACTTGTATGAGATCGCCAAAGTGAAGCAATCTGACCCGTATTGCCAGTACATGCCCTTGGAGTCCATTTGTAAGTCCATTATTGGTACGGCTAATTCTATGGGGATTAAGATTGTTAAGGACTTGGATTGA
- the LOC18771682 gene encoding uncharacterized protein LOC18771682, which translates to MEANICDVNHLDADVLLPPRKRLLAGLKKQSPDGDGSSWLSLVASSASASASASASSSSSPSSSDFNTRLNNILSSHNPNLSPEELVEISNSAAAAAAKAAEDARAAAEEKAGIAAKAVAAAKSALELVASFSEDVGCKEKYLKKNKLKKHVPVQLLYKKYQPIENCKKDEELARKLHRAINSSPRISKNSSSTDSKGHKHKKPKIVHSSEKVRVSNGGIELEQNPEPACNGHAVAGKVNVEGTILELYKNKAEEKAYRHDKTGRLEMDNAEAESSQMKEKSWDDVCTSGKKRGRVKLKKLPLSICTFRDQANPKEEMDARGSPLTVINRGNPTAGKKPLFPVESSADSMLPIEATPVWKYQDFKAPACVKQNKVMQS; encoded by the coding sequence ATGGAGGCTAACATATGTGATGTCAATCATTTGGATGCCGATGTCTTATTGCCTCCACGAAAGCGTCTGCTTGCTGGATTGAAGAAACAGAGTCCGGATGGTGATGGATCTTCATGGCTGTCTCTAGTTGCTTCTTCAGCTTCAGCATCAGCTTCGGCATCTgcatcttcctcttcatcgCCTTCTTCAAGTGACTTTAACACACGTCTTAACAATATATTGAGTTCTCATAACCCTAACCTTTCACCTGAGGAGCTGGTAGAGATCTCAAAttcagctgctgctgctgcagctAAGGCTGCAGAGGATGCAAGAGCTGCGGCTGAAGAGAAAGCTGGCATAGCTGCAAAGGCAGTGGCTGCAGCCAAGAGTGCTTTAGAATTGGTTGCCTCTTTTTCTGAAGATGTAGGCTGTAAGGAAAAATACCTGAAAAAGAACAAGCTCAAGAAGCATGTTCCAGTTCAGCTTTTGTACAAAAAATACCAACCAATTGAGAATTGCAAGAAAGATGAAGAGTTGGCCCGAAAGTTGCATAGAGCTATAAATAGCTCCCCGAGAATCTCAAAGAATTCATCAAGTACTGACTCGAAAGGTCATAAACACAAGAAGCCTAAAATCGTGCACAGTTCTGAGAAAGTTAGGGTTTCCAATGGGGGTATTGAGTTGGAACAAAACCCTGAACCTGCTTGCAATGGACATGCAGTAGCAGGTAAGGTCAATGTTGAAGGCACCATTCTAGAGTTGTACAAAAACAAAGCCGAAGAAAAAGCTTATAGACATGATAAAACTGGTCGATTGGAGATGGATAATGCAGAAGCAGAATCAAGTcagatgaaggaaaaaagttGGGATGATGTGTGTACTAGTGGTAAAAAGAGGGGAAGAGTGAAGCTAAAAAAGTTGCCTTTAAGCATTTGCACATTCAGGGATCAAGCAAATCCCAAAGAAGAAATGGATGCAAGAGGCTCTCCATTGACTGTCATAAACAGGGGCAATCCTACTGCTGGAAAGAAGCCTTTGTTTCCTGTGGAGTCTTCTGCTGATAGTATGCTGCCAATTGAGGCCACACCAGTGTGGAAATACCAGGATTTCAAGGCGCCTGCGTGtgtgaaacaaaataaagtcATGCAGTCATAA
- the LOC18771570 gene encoding probable protein phosphatase 2C 47 produces the protein MASGTADISPHVTRLDGGCLNDGGIPIMEDQNVDALGNSNNVPTGKPPRNLSVMRNCTSYALLTESESDIGSMGLKSPASETAEFVSVFRSGSCSEKGPKQYMEDEYICVDDLHEHLGQMENLPSPGAFYGVFDGHNGVDAASFIKKNILRFIVEDSHFPSGIRKAVRSAFVKADHAFADASSVDKSSGTTALTSLILGRTMLIANAGDCRAVLGKRGRAIELSKDHKPNCTSERLRIEKLGGVIYDGYLNGQLSVARALGDWHIKGSKGSNCPLSSEPELEEIVLTEEDEFLIMGCDGLWDVMSSQCAVTMVRKELLQHNDPERCSKALVKEALQRNTCDNLTVVVVCFSEDPPPKTEIPKSQKRRSISAEGLDLLKGVLSNI, from the exons ATGGCTTCAGGAACTGCAGATATCTCGCCTCATGTAACCAGATTGGATGGTGGGTGCTTAAACGATGGTGGTATACCTATCATGGAGGATCAAAATGTTGATGCTTTGGGAAATTCGAACAACGTTCCTACTGGAAAGCCTCCAAGAAACCTCTCAGTTATGCGGAATTGCACAAGCTATGCATTGTTGACCGAATCA GAATCAGATATTGGAAGTATGGGCTTGAAGTCACCAGCAAGTGAGACGGCAGAGTTCGTGTCTGTATTCCGTTCAGGAAGCTGTTCTGAAAAAGGACCTAAACAATACATGGAGGATGAGTATATTTGTGTAGATGATCTTCATGAACATCTTGGTCAAATGGAAAACTTGCCTTCTCCTGGGGCATTTTATGGG GTCTTTGACGGACACAATGGTGTTGATGCAGCAtcgtttattaaaaaaaacatcctTAGATTCATTGTTGAAGACTCTCACTTCCCATCAGGCATTAGAAAGGCAGTTAGGAGCGCCTTTGTGAAGGCTGATCATGCATTTGCAGATGCTAGCTCTGTTGATAAGTCCTCTGGTACCACTGCTTTGACTTCCCTTATTTTAGGAAG GACCATGCTAATCGCTAATGCTGGGGATTGTCGAGCTGTGTTGGGGAAGCGGGGAAGGGCAATTGAACTATCTAAAGATCACAAACCTAACTGCACCTCTGAAAGATTAAGAATTGAGAAGCTGGGCGGTGTCATCTATGATGGCTACCTCAATGGCCAACTATCAGTGGCACGTGCTCTTGGTGACTGGCATATCAAGGGCTCTAAAGGGTCAAACTGCCCCTTAAGCTCTGAGCCagaattggaggaaattgtCCTAACGGAAGAAGATGAGTTCTTGATAATGGGCTGCGATGGCTTGTGGGATGTGATGAGCAGCCAGTGTGCAGTTACAATGGTAAGGAAGGAGCTCCTGCAGCATAACGATCCTGAGAGATGTTCAAAAGCGCTTGTCAAGGAGGCACTCCAACGAAACACATGCGATAACCTGACTGTTGTTGTGGTCTGTTTCTCCGAAGATCCACCTCCTAAAACCGAAATTCCTAAGTCCCAGAAGAGGAGAAGTATTTCAGCTGAAGGGTTGGACCTTCTCAAGGGTGTCTTAAGCAATATCTGA